CAGTAGTCTGGCGCTGATGGGCGAGTCCGGCAGTGGCAAAAGCACCCTGCTGCACCTGGTGGCCGGCCTCGACAAGGTCGACAGCGGCAGCATTCGCAGTGGTGAACATCGCCTCGAAAGCATGAACGAAGCGCAACTGGCCAACTGGCGACGCACGGAAATCGGTCTGGTGTTCCAGCAGTTCAACCTGATCGGCAGCTTGCGCGTCGAGGACAATCTGGCGTTTCAGGCGCGCCTGGCCGGGCGCCATGAACCGCGCTGGCAAGCACATCTGGTGCAGCGTCTGGGGTTGGGCGATTTGCTCAAGCGCTATCCCGAGCAATTGTCCGGCGGTCAGCAGCAACGGGTCGCGCTGGGCCGGGCGCTGGCCTCGCAGCCGAAACTGCTGTTGGCCGACGAACCCACCGGCAGTCTCGATGAAGCCACCAGTGATGAAGTGCTGCGCCTGTTGCTGGAGTTGCTCGACGACACGCCGACGACCTTGTTGATGGTCACTCACAGCCCACGAGTGGCGGCGCGATTGGCGCAGCGTGTAGTGCTCTCCAACGGGCGGCTGACGTGATCGTTTTCCGGCAAACCCTGCGCGCGCTGCTCAGCCATTGGCGCCGGCATCCTGTGCAGTTTTTCAGCGTGCTGACCGGGTTGTGGCTGGCGACAAGTCTGCTGACCGGCGTCGAGGCGCTGAACAGTCAGGCCCGCGACAGCTACGCCCGTGCCAGTCAATTGATCGGCGGCGAACCGCAGGCCAGCCTGAGCACGCCAAACGATGCGACGTTCCCGCAACAATGGTTCATCGATCTGCGTCGTCAGGGCTGGCCGGTGTCGCCGCTGTTGCAGGGCCGCTTGAGCCTCAAGGGGCACGACAATCAGCGTCTGCAGGTGATGGGCATTGAGCCGGTGTCACTGCCGGCCGATTCTGCGGTGGCCGGGGAGGCGATGCCGATCGAACGCATTGTCGAGTTCTTCACGCCACCGGGCAGCACGTGGATTTCCCCGGAAACCTTGCAGGCCTTGAACCTGCGCGAAGGCGCGACGCCGCAAACGATTGGTGGCCAGACGTTGCCGCCGCTGCGCGCGCAAAAGGACATGGCGCCCGGCGTGTTGCTGGTGGATATCGGCGTCGCGCAAACCTTGCTCGAACAACCCGGACAACTGTCACGGCTGTTACTGCCGAAGGATTTCCACGGCGAGTTACCGGCCACGTTTGAAGGGCAATTGCAGCTCAAGAGCAGTGGCGAGGAAAACAATCTGGCGCGACTGACCGAGAGCTTTCATCTCAACCTTGATGCCTTGGGATTCCTCTCGTTCCTGGTCGGTTTATTCATCGTCCACGCGGCCATTGGCCTTGCGCTGGAACAACGGCGCGGCTTGCTGCGCACGCTGCGTGCCTGTGGAGTCAGTGCGCGGATGTTGATTGGCTGTCTGGTGGTTGAGCTGGGTGTGCTGGCGCTGATCGGCGGCGTGTTTGGCGTAGTCAGCGGTTATTGGTTGGCTAGCGTGTTGCTGCCGGATGTTGCCGCCAGCCTGCGCGGTTTATACGGCGCGGAAGTGGCGGGGCAGTTGCGCTTGAGTCCCTGGTGGTGGTTAAGCGGGATTGGTTTGAG
The sequence above is drawn from the Pseudomonas sp. FP2196 genome and encodes:
- a CDS encoding ABC transporter ATP-binding protein; the protein is MLQIENVCKSYLTPQGPLPVLQGVDLTLEPGSSLALMGESGSGKSTLLHLVAGLDKVDSGSIRSGEHRLESMNEAQLANWRRTEIGLVFQQFNLIGSLRVEDNLAFQARLAGRHEPRWQAHLVQRLGLGDLLKRYPEQLSGGQQQRVALGRALASQPKLLLADEPTGSLDEATSDEVLRLLLELLDDTPTTLLMVTHSPRVAARLAQRVVLSNGRLT